The DNA region AGGAGAACGCCTGCCGCGTGCGCCAGGCGCAACAATGTCTTCATCATCACAATCCTGTTTCGATTTACCAAATGCGATCACGCCGCCTTGCGGGCGCTGCTGCCTGCCTCGGCCTGGGCTAATGCCTGAACGAGGTCGGCGATGATGTCGTCAGGGTGCTCGATCCCGACCGAGAGCCGCACATAGCCGGGCGTGACGCCGGCCGCGATTTGCTCCGCACCGGTAAGCTGCTGGTGGGTGGTCGACGCCGGATGGATCGCGAGCGACCGCGCATCGCCGATATTGGCGACATGATAGAACAGCTTCAGCGCATCGATGAACCGGCGACCGGCCTCGACACCTCCCTTCAGCTCGAAGCCGACCAGCGCGCCATAGCCGCCCTTCAGGTAGGTGTCGGCGCGGCGGCGATTCTCCCCGTCCTGCAATCCCGGGAAGATCACATGGGAGACGCTGGGGTGCCTGGCCAGGTACTCCGCGACCTTGACGGCATTCTCATTGTGCTGGCGCAGCCGCAGCGGCAGCGTCTCGAGCCCCTGGATGAACTGGAAGGCATTTTGCGGCGCGATCGCTGCGCCGAGATCGCGCAACAGCTTGACGCGCGCCCGCAGGATGTAGGCGATCGGACCGAGCGGCTTGGCGGCCTCCGTCCAGATCGCACCGTGATAGGCGGCGTCCGGCTGCGCCAGCAGCGGAAAGCGCTCGGCGTGCGCCGCCCAGTCGAAATTGCCGCCATCGACGATCGCGCCACCGATCGACGTGCCGTGGCCGCCGATATACTTCGTCGTCGAATAGACCACGATCGCGGCACCATGCTCGAACGGACGTGCGATCAACGGCACCGCCGTGTTGTCGAGGATCAGCGGCACGCCGAGCGAGCGGCCGATATCGGCCACTTCCCTGATCGGGAACACGTTGAGCTTGGGATTGGGCAGGGTTTCGGCAAAATAGGCGCGGGTCTTCGCATCGGTGGCGCGGCGGAAATTCTCGGGATCGGCCGGATCGACGAACCGCACCTCGATGCCGAACTGCTTCAGGGTTTGCGACAGCAGCGTCCAGGTGCCGCCATAGAGATCGGTCGAAGAGACGATGTTGTCGCCGGCCTGAGCGATATTGAAGATGGCAAAGGCTGACGCGGTCTGGCCTGACGCCACGGCAAGCGCGCCGACGCCGCCTTCCAGCGCAGCCAGCCGCTCCTCGAAGACGTCCGCCGTCGGATTCTTGATCCTTGTGTAGATCTGCCCGATCGCTTCCAGCGCGAACAGCCGCGAGGCATGGTCGGTGTTCTCGAACTGGAACGAGGTGGTCTGATAGATCGGAACCGCCACCGCACCGGTCGCGGGATCGGACCGGTAGGACCCGCCATGCAGGGCGAGCGTCTCGAGATTCTTCGTTTCGACCGGCATTTCGCACTCTCCTGGGATCGGTGAACCACGCGTTGCAAAGGCGCGAAATGATGCGCAGCGACTTTGCTGCTGTCGAGATGTCCAGGAAAATAGCGATGGACGTGCTGACGTCTCGCGGAGCGACATCCTGAATTTTTCAGACGAGACATCCTGCACGACGCATTTGTTTCGTGTGCCGGCGGCCGGTGCGGGCGCGTGAGATCGCGGCTCGCACGGTGAGTGATGGCGCGCAGTTGGAGCTGCATCAACGCGTCCACCCCGCCTGCGCGTATCAATGAGCGTAACTTGCTATCGGAGAATTCCGCCGCAGCAGGATTCTTGCGCAGACCGTTCGAATAGAAAACAAAGTCGCGCAGGCAAACTGTTACGTTGTCCCGACACGATCACTGTCGGAACAGGTCGATGGCAAAATCGAGAGAGCTTCGCTTCAACGCGTTCAACATGATGGCGCCAAGCCACAACTGGGCCGGCCTGTGGTCGCATCCGCGCGACACCTCGCTCGACTACAACTCGCTCGATTACTGGGTCAATTATGCGAAGACCGCCGAGCGAGGACTGCTCGACGGCATCTTCCTGGCTGACGTGTTCGGCATCTATGACGTCTACGGCAACAATCCGGACACAGCACTCCGTCACGCCGTTCAACTGCCGAATGCAGAGCCGACCTTGCTGGTGTCCGCCATGGCGCTGGTCACCAGGCATCTCGGTTTCGGCATCACGTCCAACCTCACCTATGAACACCCCTACCAGCTCGCGCGCCGCTTCTCGACGCTCGATCATCTCACCAACGGGCGGGTCGGCTGGAACATCGTGACCGGCTATCTCGATAGCGGCGCCCGCGGCATGGGCCTCGAGGCGAACCGCGCCCATGACGAACGCTACGAGGCGGCCGAAGAATTCCTCGCTGCGAGCTACAAATTATGGGAGGGCAGTTGGGAGGATGACGCGGTGCGCCGGGACCGCGCGGCTCGCATCTTCACCGATCCCTCCAAAATCCATCCAGTCCGTCATCAAGGGCCTCACTACAAGGTCGACGGCATTCACCTTGCGGAGCCCTCCCCGCAACGCACGCCGCTGCTGTACCAGGCGGGCACCTCGAAACGCGGCCGGGCCTTCGCGGCACGGCATGCCGAGGCAATCTTCCTCAACGGGCAGACCAGGCCTATTCTCGCCAGCGCGGTCCGCGACATCAGGAGCGCCGCTAAGGAGTTCGGGCGCGATCCCTATGATATCCGTCTCTTCGCCGGCGCGACCGTGATCGTCGCGCCGACCCGGGCAGAAGCCGAAGATCTGCTCGCCGACTATGCCGCACATGTCGACCAGACCGGGCAGCTCGCACTGCTCTCGGGCTGGACCGGCATCGATTTCTCGACCTATCGCCCCGATCAGGCGGTGCAATATGTTGAGAGCAACGCGATCCAGTCGATGGTGGAGAACTTCACCCTGCGGAGCGATCGCCCGGTCAAGGTCGGTGATCTTGCGACGCTGAGCCGCGTCGGCGCCCGATCCCCCTTCGTGCTCGGATCGCCCCAGGATGTGGCGGACGAGCTGATCGCCTGGGCGGAAGACACCGACGTCGATGGCTTCAACCTGTTCCGCCTCGTCGCGCCCGAATCGCTCGACGCCTTTGTCGACCTCGTGGTGCCGGAACTGCAGTCACGTGGCGTGTACAAGACGGCCTATCGCGAAGGCACGCTGCGGGAAAAGCTGTTCCCGGAGCGCGGACCGCGCCTTCATGCCACGCATCCCGGCGCAGGCTACCGGCACTTGCCCTCGAACGCAGTCCGCTCCGACGCCGCCGAATAAGGTCACGGCCTGACTTCGGCCGGCGCGTTGTCGCCGGCCGCGGCTACCAGCTCGGCAGCACGGCGCCCTTGAATTTGGTCAGGACAAATTCCTTGACCTCCGCCGTGTGATAGCTGTCCACGAGGATCTTGACCCACGGCTTGTCCTTGTCCGCGGCGCGAACCGCGATCAGGTTGACGTAAGGCCCCTTCGGGTCCTCGCGCAGGATCGGGTCCTTGACCGGATCGAGGCCGGCCTGGGTCGCATAGTTCGTGTTGATCACTGCGGCATCGACATCGTCGAGCGCACGAGGCGCCTGGGCCGCATCGACTTCGACGAATTTGAGCTTCTTCGGATTGTCGGCGACATCCAGGACTGTCGGCTTGAACCCGACGCCGTCCTTCAACTTGATCGCACCCTTGTCGCGCAACAGCAGCAGAGCGCGGCCGCCATTGGTGGGATCATTCGGGATCGAGATCTTGCCGCCGTCCGGAATCTCCGCCCAGTTCTTGTGCTTCTTGGAATAGACGCCGATCGGGAAGTTGACCGTCAGCCCCACCGCCTCGATCTTGTAACCGCGATCGGCCTTCTGGTTGTCGAGATAGGGCTGGTTCTGGAACGAATTGGCCTGGATATCGCCGGCGTCGAGCGCGGCGTTCGGCACCACATAGTCGGAGAACTCGACCAGCTGGATGTCGAGCCCGTTCTTTGCCGCGATCGGCTTCACGGCCTCGAGGATTTGCGCATGCGGCCCCGGCGTCACGCCGATCTTGATGGTCTCCGCCGCGACAGACGCCGACCAGAGCGCAAGCACGCTGGCAAACGCTACAATGGAACGAAACGACATTTGGGTCTCCACTGGAATTGTCAGTATTGCAAAAGGGCGCCGAAGAGATCGTGGCCGGTCTCAGCGATGGCGCAGGCGGCGGTTGACGCGGCGGGCGAGATAGTCGCCGGCCGTCTGCACCGTCTGCACCAGCGCGATCAGGACGACAACGACCGCGAGCATCATTTCGGGCATGAAACGCTGGTAGCCGTACCGGATGCCGAGGTCGCCCAGCCCACCGCCGCCGACCGCTCCGACCATCGCCGAATAGCCGAGCAGGCTGACGACCGAGAGTGTCAACGCAAGCACCAGGCCGGGCAGCGCCTCCGGAATAAGGACCTTGAGCACGATTTGCAAAGGGCTGGCGCCAAACGATGACGCGGTTTCGATCAAGCCGGCATCGACCTCACGGATCGCCGCCTCGACCAATCGCGCGATGAACGGCATCGCGGCAATGGTCAACGGCACGATCGCCGCGCCCGAGCCGATGGAGGTGCCCGCGATCAGACGCGTGAACGGGATGATGGCAACCACGAGGATGATGAACGGCGTCGAGCGTGTCGCATTGACGATGATGCCCAGCACGCTGTTGACCGCGGGCGCCGCGAACAACTCCCCTTTGCGGCTGGTGGCCAGGAAGACGCCGATCGGAAGCCCGAACGCGGTGGCGATCAGCGCAGCAATCGACACCATGAACAGGCTCTCGCCGGTGGCCTGAACGATCAAGT from Bradyrhizobium sp. B124 includes:
- a CDS encoding methionine ABC transporter permease, which encodes MSRELLNLIVQATGESLFMVSIAALIATAFGLPIGVFLATSRKGELFAAPAVNSVLGIIVNATRSTPFIILVVAIIPFTRLIAGTSIGSGAAIVPLTIAAMPFIARLVEAAIREVDAGLIETASSFGASPLQIVLKVLIPEALPGLVLALTLSVVSLLGYSAMVGAVGGGGLGDLGIRYGYQRFMPEMMLAVVVVLIALVQTVQTAGDYLARRVNRRLRHR
- a CDS encoding LLM class flavin-dependent oxidoreductase — encoded protein: MAKSRELRFNAFNMMAPSHNWAGLWSHPRDTSLDYNSLDYWVNYAKTAERGLLDGIFLADVFGIYDVYGNNPDTALRHAVQLPNAEPTLLVSAMALVTRHLGFGITSNLTYEHPYQLARRFSTLDHLTNGRVGWNIVTGYLDSGARGMGLEANRAHDERYEAAEEFLAASYKLWEGSWEDDAVRRDRAARIFTDPSKIHPVRHQGPHYKVDGIHLAEPSPQRTPLLYQAGTSKRGRAFAARHAEAIFLNGQTRPILASAVRDIRSAAKEFGRDPYDIRLFAGATVIVAPTRAEAEDLLADYAAHVDQTGQLALLSGWTGIDFSTYRPDQAVQYVESNAIQSMVENFTLRSDRPVKVGDLATLSRVGARSPFVLGSPQDVADELIAWAEDTDVDGFNLFRLVAPESLDAFVDLVVPELQSRGVYKTAYREGTLREKLFPERGPRLHATHPGAGYRHLPSNAVRSDAAE
- a CDS encoding PLP-dependent transferase, coding for MPVETKNLETLALHGGSYRSDPATGAVAVPIYQTTSFQFENTDHASRLFALEAIGQIYTRIKNPTADVFEERLAALEGGVGALAVASGQTASAFAIFNIAQAGDNIVSSTDLYGGTWTLLSQTLKQFGIEVRFVDPADPENFRRATDAKTRAYFAETLPNPKLNVFPIREVADIGRSLGVPLILDNTAVPLIARPFEHGAAIVVYSTTKYIGGHGTSIGGAIVDGGNFDWAAHAERFPLLAQPDAAYHGAIWTEAAKPLGPIAYILRARVKLLRDLGAAIAPQNAFQFIQGLETLPLRLRQHNENAVKVAEYLARHPSVSHVIFPGLQDGENRRRADTYLKGGYGALVGFELKGGVEAGRRFIDALKLFYHVANIGDARSLAIHPASTTHQQLTGAEQIAAGVTPGYVRLSVGIEHPDDIIADLVQALAQAEAGSSARKAA
- a CDS encoding MetQ/NlpA family ABC transporter substrate-binding protein → MSFRSIVAFASVLALWSASVAAETIKIGVTPGPHAQILEAVKPIAAKNGLDIQLVEFSDYVVPNAALDAGDIQANSFQNQPYLDNQKADRGYKIEAVGLTVNFPIGVYSKKHKNWAEIPDGGKISIPNDPTNGGRALLLLRDKGAIKLKDGVGFKPTVLDVADNPKKLKFVEVDAAQAPRALDDVDAAVINTNYATQAGLDPVKDPILREDPKGPYVNLIAVRAADKDKPWVKILVDSYHTAEVKEFVLTKFKGAVLPSW